The Calliphora vicina chromosome 3, idCalVici1.1, whole genome shotgun sequence genome contains a region encoding:
- the Apt1 gene encoding acyl-protein thioesterase 1 has product MSIAPVIIEATAKHTSTLIFMHGLGDTGHGWSSALAAIRPPSMKVVCPTAPTQPVTLNAGFRMPSWFDLKTLDISGPEDEEGIKSASQNIQTMINTEIEKGIPSNRIVLGGFSQGGALALYSALTYNKPLAGVVALSCWLPLHKQFPGIKTNSVEIPVYQCHGDFDPVVPYKFGQLSASLLKSFMKNVTFKTYNGLSHSSSEEEMDDIKDVLAKWTNDSSHLTNRSSSETYCSSIVQCCRIL; this is encoded by the exons atgtctATTGCCCCAGTTATTATAGAGGCTACTGCCAAACATACTTCCACG CTCATTTTTATGCATGGTCTGGGTGATACTGG CCATGGCTGGAGCAGTGCTTTGGCCGCCATTCGTCCACCCAGCATGAAAGTTGTCTGCCCCACAGCACCCACTCAACCTGTCACCCTAAATGCAGGCTTCCGCATGCCATCATGGTTTGATTTGAAAACTCTAGACATATCGGGACCCGAAGATGAGGAGGGCATCAAGTCGGCTTCACAAAATATACAAACCATGATTAATACGGAAATTGAAAAGGGTATACCCTCCAATCGCATAGTATTGGGTGGTTTCTCACAAGGTGGCGCCTTGGCGCTGTACTCAGCCTTGACCTATAACAAACCGCTGGCCGGTGTGGTGGCCCTGTCGTGTTGGTTGCCCTTGCATAAACAATTTCCGGGCATTAAAACGAACAGTGTGGAGATACCA GTTTATCAATGTCATGGCGATTTTGATCCGGTGGTGCCCTATAAATTTGGCCAACTTAGTGCCAGTTTATTAAAGTCATTTATGAAGAATGTTACTTTCAAAACCTACAATGGCTTGTCACACTCTTCATCAGAGGAAGAAATGGATGATATTAAG GATGTTTTGGCCAAATgg ACAAACGATAGTAGTCATTTAACGAATAGAAGTTCCTCGGAAACGTATTGTTCAAGTATCGTACAGTGTTGTCGTATCTTATAG